A stretch of Rhinopithecus roxellana isolate Shanxi Qingling chromosome 12, ASM756505v1, whole genome shotgun sequence DNA encodes these proteins:
- the LOC104675736 gene encoding LOW QUALITY PROTEIN: oligosaccharyltransferase complex subunit OSTC (The sequence of the model RefSeq protein was modified relative to this genomic sequence to represent the inferred CDS: substituted 1 base at 1 genomic stop codon) has protein sequence MEILYHVLFLVLECPNLKLKKPPWLHMPSAMTVXALVVVSYFLITGGIIYDVIVEPPGVGSMTDEHGHQRPVAFFAYRVNGQYIMEGLASSFLFTMGGLGFIILDQLNAPNILKLSRVLLLFIGFICVLLSFFMARVFMRMKLASYLMG, from the coding sequence ATGGAGATTTTGTATCATGTCCTGTTCTTAGTGCTCGAATGTCCTAACCTGAAGCTGAAGAAGCCACCCTGGCTGCACATGCCGTCGGCCATGACTGTGTAAGCTCTGGTGGTGGTGTCTTACTTCCTCATCACTGGAGGAATCATTTATGATGTTATTGTTGAACCTCCAGGTGTTGGCTCTATGACTGATGAACATGGGCATCAGAGGCCAGTAGCTTTCTTTGCCTACAGAGTAAATGGACAATATATTATGGAAGGACTTGCATCCAGCTTCCTGTTTACAATGGGAGGTTTAGGTTTCATAATCCTGGACCAATTGAATGCCCCAAATATCCTAAAACTCAGTAGAGTGCTTCTTCTATTCATTGGTTTCATCTGCGTTCTACTGAGTTTTTTCATGGCTAGAGTATTCATGAGAATGAAACTTGCAAGCTATCTGATGGGTTAG